The proteins below come from a single Tigriopus californicus strain San Diego chromosome 3, Tcal_SD_v2.1, whole genome shotgun sequence genomic window:
- the LOC131877406 gene encoding uncharacterized protein LOC131877406, producing the protein MPPSEFKKATHVVSRMALASPSNSRSPHGPKFFVRLQESLAQSLKEIEDAKPSSIKRDLMRLDLYRNVFQELASQLKTYGTFLDRIRLEYERRLQYLEKRLACAESDRTRLQNDFKELQTSLLEQVDPMSAGRVGFIESGGKEDSGHSKALEAMRQRARYAHALTKLERMEKEKHELLESLAKIEAVKMELDQKLENEQAAKTLMFHEYAELQTELSWYKEAQKNQEDPGVLRLALNQSRKDLSKVQGLLNDYTFGFDSIIPQSQYDTLMKKYENLALEFDRLDAKAKYLSKENGDLVSYLREMSVELEKLRTDGKHSNAEDQIHIQGHDF; encoded by the exons ATGCCACCTTCGGAGTTTAAGAAAGCAACACATGTTGTTTCCAGAATGGCTCTGGCATCTCCCTCAAATTCAAGGTCCCCCCATGGACCGAAATTCTTTGTCCGTCTCCAGGAAAGCTTGGCCCAATCACTGAAGGAGATTGAGGATGCCAAACCCTCGTCCATCAAACGGGATCTTATGAGGTTAGACTTGTATCGCAATGTGTTTCAAGAGCTCGCGAGTCAACTCAAGACCTATGGAACTTTCTTGGACCGCATCCGGTTGGAGTACGAGAGGCGTTTGCAATATTTGGAAAAGCGCTTGGCTTGTGCTGAATCCGACAGAACCAG ACTCCAGAACGACTTCAAGGAACTGCAAACCAGTCTTCTGGAGCAAGTTGACCCCATGAGTGCGGGAAGAGTGGGATTTATCGAATCAGGTGGAAAAGAGGATTCTGGGCACTCCAAGGCTTTGGAAGCAATGCGTCAACGGGCTCGGTACGCCCATGCGCTCACCAAATTggaaagaatggaaaaggAGAAGCATGAACTCCTGGAATCGTTGGCTAAGATCGAGGCCGTTAAAATGGAATTAGATCAGAAACTCGAG AATGAGCAAGCAGCGAAGACTCTGATGTTCCACGAATATGCCGAGCTTCAAACGGAGCTCTCCTGGTACAAAGAGGCACAGAAGAATCAAGAGGATCCTGGTGTTCTTCGACTAGCTCTGAATCAATCCAGGAAAGATTTGTCCAAAGTCCAAGGCCTCTTAAATGACTACACTTTCGGCTTCGACTCGATCATTCCTCAATCCCAATACGACACCCTAATGAAAAA ATACGAGAATTTGGCCCTCGAATTTGACCGACTCGATGCCAAAGCGAAATACTTGTCCAAAGAAAATGGGGATCTCGTGTCCTACTTGCGGGAAATGTCTGTGGAACTTGAGAAACTGCGCACTGATGGGAAGCACTCCAATGCGGAGGACCAAATTCACATCCAAGGTCATGATTTCTAG
- the LOC131877407 gene encoding large ribosomal subunit protein uL23m-like, producing the protein MSTRLYPLYRKGSPQLRVFLPNFWMKMVQLEHQEHLPNQVQFIVSSEMTRLDVKNYLEQIYQVPVMDVRTVNLTGKTHQHRQLGFLHKDDDQKVAFVTLPKDTKFEFPDILAMGERDQREQQTMDEFKDAQKAFKQGTESKPGREGLPSFFGY; encoded by the exons ATGTCAACCCGATT ATATCCCTTGTATCGAAAAGGTTCTCCTCAATTGAGGGTGTTCCTGCCCaatttttggatgaaaatggtCCAATTAGAGCATCAGGAGCATTTGCCCAATCAGGTCCAGTTCATCGTGTCGTCCGAAATGACTCGTTTGGACGTGAAGAACTACCTTGAACAGATTTACCAGGTGCCCGTCATGGACGTCAGAACGGTCAATCTCACAG GAAAAACTCACCAACATCGGCAATTGGGCTTCTTACATAAAGACGATGACCAAAAAGTGGCCTTTGTCACTTTG CCCAAAGACACAAAGTTCGAATTTCCCGACATCTTGGCCATGGGTGAAAGGGATCAGCGCGAGCAACAAACCATGGATGAATTCAAAGATGCCCAAAAAGCCTTTAAACAAGGAACAGAATCCAAACCGGGACGAGAGGGATTACCCAGTTTCTTTGGATATTGA
- the LOC131877403 gene encoding src substrate cortactin-like (The sequence of the model RefSeq protein was modified relative to this genomic sequence to represent the inferred CDS: added 194 bases not found in genome assembly), with amino-acid sequence MWKSQVGVASGPLADPKRVLTANHAVAAPEVDDDDDDWETDPDYVNEMSEEQQRWGGARDTGTLDMAAFRAEVMQEDAEMRQKKLSTAGYQASHGYGGKFGVETDRMDKSAMGHDYQEKLEQHASQKDYAKGFGGKYGVQKDRIDQSAVGWDHVENVEKHQSQKDYKTGFGGEFGVQSDRVDKSALGWEHVEKVSKHESQKDYKSGFGGDHGVQNDRMDPSALGWDFYETPERHASQLDYKTGFGGQYGVQTDRVDKSALGWEHIEASSQHESQKDYKTGFGGQFGVQKDRVDKSALGWEHRDELNKHESQNDYKKGFGGKFGIQKDRLDKNAHSYEEQTEVIGAKYEKTRPNVPAKNAANLRARFENMAQANADDARKRAEDEKKRREQREQKEREEAKRKEEKRQKEEHEREEIRKKEEEERNEQHRKQEEDMRKAEEDRERARKAEEEKIRRQREEEEEKIRKLEAENKEREAEEARERQRKDEEKRQKELEERRRQEELEARMAREKMERERKEEERRIREEENRRLKEEEERRAREEEEERLRRKKAEEEQRIREANEEEERRQQQIQQQKQQEAQEPTIISPPAFSDNQDDVGLTAIALYDYQAAAEDEISFDPNDIITNIEQVDDGWWLGECHGKFGLFPANYVDLRD; translated from the exons TATGGCTGCATTCCGGGCCGAAGTCATGCAAGAGGACGCAGAAATGCGCCAAAAGAAGCTCTCCACGGCTGGCTACCAGGCTTCACATGGCTATGGTGGCAAATTTGGGGTGGAAACCGATCGGATGGACAAATCTGCCATGGGTCACGACTATcaagaaaagttggaacaacaCGCCTCACAAAAGGATTATGCCAAGGGCTTCGGTGGCAAATATGGCGTTCAAAAAGACCGAATCGATCAG TCTGCGGTCGGTTGGGATCATGTGGAGAACGTGGAGAAGCATCAGTCTCAAAAAGACTACAAAACTGGATTCGGTGGCGAGTTTGGGGTTCAGAGTGACCGTGTGGATAAGTCCGCTTTGGGATGGGAGCATGTGGAAAAAGTGTCGAAGCACGAGTCGCAAAAAG ATTACAAATCTGGCTTTGGCGGAGATCATGGCGTCCAAAATGACCGAATGGATCCGAGTGCTTTAGGGTGGGATTTCTATGAAACCCCTGAACGTCACGCTTCACAGTTAG ATTACAAGACTGGTTTTGGAGGCCAGTATGGCGTGCAAACGGATCGAGTGGATAAGTCCGCTTTAGGGTGGGAGCACATTGAGGCCAGCAGTCAGCATGAGTCTCAAAAAG ATTACAAGACCGGCTTCGGTGGACAATTTGGGGTGCAAAAAGATCGCGTGGATAAGTCCGCCTTAGGTTGGGAACATCGAGACGAATTGAACAAACATGAGAGTCAAAATGACTACAAGAAAGGATTCGGCGGtaaatttggcattcaaaaagatCGTCTGGACAAGAATGCCCATTCTTATGAAGAACAAACTGAAGTGATTGGTGCCAAATACGAGAAAACACGACCGAATG ttcCTGCCAAAAATGCGGCTAATTTGCGTGCACGTTTTGAGAACATGGCCCAAGCAAATGCAGATGATGCCAGAAAGCGGGCCGAGGATGAGAAGAAACGCCGCGAGCAAAGAGAACAAAAGGAACGCGAAGAAGCCAAacgaaaagaggaaaaaaggcaaaaggaGGAACACGAGAGAGAGGAAATCCGcaaaaaggaagaggaggaacgCAATGAACAGCACCGAAAACAAGAGGAAGACATGAGAAAGGCCGAAGAGGATCGAGAACGGGCCAGAAAAGccgaagaggaaaaaataagaagacaacgcgaagaggaggaagaaaaaatcagGAAATTAGAGGCCGAAAACAAAGAGCGCGAGGCTGAAGAAGCCCGTGAAAGGCAACGGAAAGACGAGGAAAAGAGGCAAAAAGAGTTGGAAGAGCGACGACGCCAAGAGGAGCTTGAGGCTAGAATGGCCAgagaaaaaatggaacgagaaagaaaagaggaggaaagaaGGATCCGCGAGGAAGAAAACCGGAGGttgaaagaggaagaggaacgGCGAGCacgggaagaggaagaagagcggttgaggaggaagaaagcGGAGGAAGAGCAAAGAATACGGGAAgccaatgaagaagaagaacgccGCCAACAACAAATCCAGCAGCAGAAGCAACAGGAAGCCCAAGAACCCACCATTATTTCTCCACCAGCCTTT AGCGATAATCAGGACGACGTTGGTTTGACTGCCATAGCTTTGTATGACTACCAAGCTGCCGCTGAAGATGAGATATCCTTTGATCCCAATGATATCATTACCAACATTGAACAG GTTGATGATGGATGGTGGTTGGGTGAATGTCACGGCAAGTTCGGCCTCTTTCCCGCCAATTACGTGGATCTCAGAGACTAA